The genomic region TCGAAAGGTCCTTCTTGTGTTCCGTGAATTCACACAGGGTCACACAGGATCCGAATTCACAACCAGGGGTATGAAGACTGCAGCAGACAAACTGTATGGCTCTGTATGAcacagaaataatattatatatGTTGTCAGAATCTGCGATTTCAATGGCTTTCTTCCCATGGCAGTCCACCATTTATATAATAAACGGAACTATTTATGATGTTGTACTGGGCATCATTGTAATCCTTGACCATCAAAACATAGGTGTAGACATCACCTTTTCTGTGTTAATGTTTGGTTCCGAAGATTTGACACAAAATACATTTAGTTATGGCAAAATTAAAAACTGCCGTTTTTACGATAGCTCCATATCTGAACATATTAAGGGTCCCAAAGTGTACCAAGTTTCATGCTTTTATGGAAAGGTGAACATATCACCTAAAGTTTGTCAAATATCGACCGGACTACATGGCAGAGCCTGTGGGGCCTATAGCCCCGTTCTCTTCTGAGCATGTGTAACTTTAGATGTGTTAATGATATGGTTAACCAGAATTAGGTCTTGGTCACTTTTTGGATAGTACGCAATAATTCCCTTAATGACTTAGTGATCTTGCGCAAAGATACGATATCATATTCTAACCAGATTCTTGATTTACTGCATTTCCTATTATTTCCTCAATGAAAACAATATCGAACTATAAATAGTATATCAATAAGTTATGCTAAGTGTTACCTTACATCCTTGCCAATTGTAAACAGTGTACAGTAGTGTTGAGCATTGACAGTACCGAACTTAACCTCTTTATCCCCAATCACTCcctcaggtgaaggacatctcactggaggccacaggagctttgtgaagccagcaggacacaatacatggagagatgaccaaccaatcactgttgatgaggggagtggaacctcaacccagcacgttatcgtgatagaggttagtgtCATAGTGTTGCATCAAATTTACAGTACATCAAATGTGGCCAGTTTATTTCAGAAAGGCTCCCTTCGGCTATTCACTTGCCATAGTGGAGCTTGTGAGACTTCCCCACGACATTGTTATCCAATTCAACTCATGTACCGGTAATAACCTCTTCTCTTCATGTGTCAGTCTGGAGATGCAGAGACTGCAGGTCCTGGGGTCAAGATGGAGaggtctgaaggagaggaggacccaCGTCACTGCAGAGACATCCAGGCTGGAGCGCCCCCTGTAGCCACGGAGGGCCTCGCTGCCGCCGCGCCCCAGCCCAGGACCCGAAGCAGCATCATGGAGGTCAGTGGAACGCCGAACGCCGTCCTCAAGTCCGAGACAGACAACGAGACTTTAACTGTAACACACAGGCTCTTACACACAGGATCTGACAACAgatcagacccagagagacttTGTCTGGGGCCACTGGGCTGTCCTCCTGCTTCCGGCTCAGAGTATTTACCGGTATTTCACCATAGCCAGAAGACAGTTCATTCCCGTGGAGATGGTGACGCGTTAGACACTGGTGGTGATGATCCGTCTTGTTCTTACTctacagagatggaccctggcaacatatccttgggtttagagacacagactgatctgtctagagaagactggaaccggtacagtaatagtgtatactctgaagggtgccAAGATAAGAAAGGGGAGGGTCTGGTCGTAGATGAGGTGACTGTGAAAGTTGAGAGTGATGCTCCTCTGATATGGAATGCAGAAGAGACTCACTTAAGAGAAGGACACTCTCAGGGCAACAGCAGTGACTTCTTAGACTACAGGGAAAGCTTAGGGACAAATCTAAATGTCCCGACCCACTCCTCTTTACACGTGTTCAGGGATCGCGACCCAGTGTCCACATCGATGGGCCCTTCCGATTTACACAGCCACGTCCTTTTAGATCAAGAATTGAACTCAAACGACAGGGCTAGAGCTCAGGCTCAGGGAGGGGGAGCCACATCAGGCAATAGTAAAGAGAAgcggttcctctgcatgttctgtaacaaaagcttcagctgcccccagaatgtggagatccaccagagggtccacacaggggagaaacccttcagctgtacccagtgtcacatgcgcttcACCCAGGCCGGTaccctgaagaggcaccagagggtccacacaggggagaaacccttcagctgtacccagtgtcacatgtGCTTCACCCAGGCTGGTCACCTAAaaaggcaccagagggtccacacaggagagaagccgttCGCCTGTACACACTGCGGGAAGAGGTTCTCTGAGAGGAGAtgcctcaggatacaccagcagaaaaaccaTTCCACTCTATAACATAGAAAGTGTTGGATTCGGGGTTAAACTTGGAACATTGTTATACTCAGAAGTATAGGAACATTAGTTACAAAAGAGACATGAGGGGTCGCCATAATGAAGTTTGGGAGGGGCTGAGTGCAGGGAAAACAACCGCATGTGACAGTACTGGTAAGGGGAGAAACCGTTGAAGGCTCATATCACTTAGTTCCCTGCTTAGCAAGAATGATGCAATGTTTAGCGataaggaggagactccacccaaagtggGGTATGAATACCACCACGGGGGAAGCCACGTCTGTGTCGGAATTTCAGCTGcatcgaccctttgggaagaattaaacttggttaagcttctctagtgtccgtgagttatttactcaaaATTAGAACATAACAAAAGAAACCATTCCACTCGATAGCTTCTGACGTTTAGATCAGACCCTGCATTAAAGGCAGACTCTGCGAGATGacatagatgcagaaagtaaacagcagcAGCAttgggtcaatttccacaacaactaagagtGTTGAAGTGCAAGGCCCAGACATTGTAGGATGTGAGCCTAAAAAGTATATTGCATAGTGTTTGTACTGTGTAGGCGTGTTTACCAACTCCAggcccccaacagtacacattttcattgtagccctggacaagcacacctaaTTTAACTcagagggcttgatgattagttgacaattTGAATTAATGCTACAATAAAAACATGTgctgttggtggtactggaggactggagttgggaaacactggtgtaGGCTATATGATGTTCACACATGCCTAGTTCATTACTTCCATTCAACACGTTTTTCCCCCCCAAGACACTTTAAGAGAAAATGAATGCAGTTTATCAAGTTCATACAGATGTTTAATTGAGACGTGTGTGTGGTTTTCAGATGGTGTATTTCAAACTTGTTTATGTTCAATAAATACCTAAATGGGACTTTATTCTAAGACTTTCATTGAGACTCTCTTTAGtatacatcacatctgatctcaccCTATTCTGCATACACCTGACAGCACTTTATAACCAATATACACTTACTAAATATACCTACTGTTCACATCCAAATAGTTTAGTCAGGTTTGTCTGATGGCATGACTTATCATAGCTGACTCATATTTACCCACAACATATTTATGTCCACCATGATGGGTTTAACAACAATGAAGCTattctgtaactacagtataggactcaaacatagtggggatgggtaaacactccatgttgaaagtgtgtttattatctgtgtgtacgtacctgagggagtgtatgtctgtgtaatctgtatccctcttccaggaggaggagggccAAGAGGTGCAGCTGGTGAAGGATgaggggtgtgaggagggtctggggaaccctgaggggaccatggtcatggaggacaaccagactacacctcctcctgaacccacagaggaaccagctgagcagcacaggaccacacacagtctcactgaggtgagcccACTGTGAACTACTGTCTGAATGGTATTAGGTCAGGGTCTGTATCCACAACGCCTCTCAGAGAAGgagtgatctaggatcagttttgccttttagatcacaatgaataagattatatggaaagatcctagatcagcactcgtaTTCTGAGACTCTTTGTGGATACGAGCCCAAGTCCGGATGAATTTTGTCTTAAGTGTGGGACCATGTCTTTCAATTATCAAACCATTAAAGACTGTCAAGTAATCAAATCAACTAACATGTTTGCATAGTACTCATAGCAATCCCTCATTGCCCAATCAGAAGATGCTCCATAGCAGGATGCTCATATCAGATAtcttgatccaacatcctctcactctgtatctcttacagtcagtagacatggaggatgggaagcctgatgTGCTGATagtcaaagaggagacaatagaagaCGAACCAGAAAGCATTgatctgctgagtggactaaagatgggggagcaaggtaagggagaaatacatatagcctacatacagtaatagatcttcaatgagaaTAGTGATGCACCTGGCTATGATTAAAATGAAATCAACACAACTTATGtttacatacaaaaacacacaatgtATGAACTTGACCTGGTAattgacaacaaaaaaaaacatgtagaaTTCTGACATGTTTGTAAAGCCCATTTTATAACCTCTTCCTTTAGTTGGTTGGCTGGAGGCTAACAGAGACTGGACGGCCATCTTGGATTCCCAGACCCAGGCGGGTCCAGCCAAGGGTCCAGgggacaacatcactgagaaggccaggaccagaggcgacatagtggaggtcagtggatgggacagtgtcctcaactctgggctggggaacaacactgttaaccacaaccagaaaCAGACAGTCAAACGCAAAACAACATCCAAACttagtctccatgacaacagactggctGAGACCAGGGCGAAGCGTAGATTTGGTCTGCGAGGACATGTCCGTATTCGGCAGGCGATGCTCTgtcctgctcctatagttgtgattcagagagactgatggggcctcaggttaaccccctaacaggtgctgccttcagcctgccttctataggatctatcaactggaacatggaccctgagacaacacagacactccctggccttcatcctcatcacactctcctaatgttaaaccagacctcagacaatgccagtgcctcaacactaaatggctacacaagcccattgacaaataacagtagtagtagtaatgctaTCAGCAGATCTGGTGGCAAAGAGAAGCGCTTTCCTTGTTCATTCTGTGGGAAAGCCTGGATATCCACCAAAGGATGCACACGGGGGAGAAGTCATTAGGCTGCCACTTGTGCCGGGCCAGTTTCTCCCACTCCTCCAACCTGAAGTGgtaccagagggtccacacaagggagaaaccctacagctgcccccagtgtgagaagaggttctcccgtcagcaccagctgaagatgcacctgaaggtccacactgGAAAAATGCTGTTCCCCTGTACGCACtgtgggaagaggttctcagagaggagctacctcaggatacaccagcagaaaatgcaCATGGCCCGTGTATAGAGTATAGTGACATGTAATGTAGTACTAGTTAGTTTGTAGTTAATTCTGTTTGTTTAGGATGTAGTAGGGAACTGGATGAGGTGAACTGAGGAAAGAATGAGTATGATGAGGCAGAGTAGAGGATATGGTGATGGTTGGTGTCCTAAAATGCTTCACTGTTCAAGTGTCA from Salmo trutta chromosome 11, fSalTru1.1, whole genome shotgun sequence harbors:
- the LOC115201897 gene encoding zinc finger protein 184-like, with translation MERSEGEEDPRHCRDIQAGAPPVATEGLAAAAPQPRTRSSIMEVSGTPNAVLKSETDNETLTVTHRLLHTGSDNRSDPERLCLGPLGCPPASGSEYLPVFHHSQKTVHSRGDGDALDTGGDDPSCSYSTEMDPGNISLGLETQTDLSREDWNRYSNSVYSEGCQDKKGEGLVVDEVTVKVESDAPLIWNAEETHLREGHSQGNSSDFLDYRESLGTNLNVPTHSSLHVFRDRDPVSTSMGPSDLHSHVLLDQELNSNDRARAQAQGGGATSGNSKEKRFLCMFCNKSFSCPQNVEIHQRVHTGEKPFSCTQCHMRFTQAGTLKRHQRVHTGEKPFSCTQCHMCFTQAGHLKRHQRVHTGEKPFACTHCGKRFSERRCLRIHQQKNHSTL